In the genome of Halapricum salinum, one region contains:
- a CDS encoding DUF7095 family protein has translation MTDFTREAAIDRAEAIVDAVETEPMPVPVREVWVYGDVALGMDPIERLDVYVTKDILFGRDGDAAERFRESHGVEGVGETVSAEWADQYPEHIRTNPSGHVAPEKCLAAHLLEDDEPIHLEVCNASFEDNVTQRLRGAQTRDNWEQLLDPRGVCLWLSDGEESQRSDDAFEKLRNGELVFPTLSESLTMLGLDEGQASEAAEAVEAFRQRQDGRSVRGDVV, from the coding sequence ATGACCGATTTCACACGCGAGGCGGCCATCGACCGCGCCGAGGCGATCGTCGACGCGGTCGAAACGGAGCCGATGCCCGTGCCCGTCCGGGAGGTCTGGGTCTACGGCGACGTCGCCCTGGGGATGGACCCGATCGAGCGCCTGGACGTCTACGTGACCAAGGACATCCTGTTCGGTCGGGACGGCGACGCGGCCGAGCGCTTCCGGGAGAGCCACGGCGTCGAGGGCGTCGGCGAGACCGTCAGCGCCGAGTGGGCCGACCAGTACCCCGAGCACATCCGCACCAACCCCAGCGGCCACGTCGCCCCCGAGAAGTGCCTGGCGGCCCACCTGCTCGAGGACGACGAACCGATCCACCTCGAAGTCTGCAACGCCAGTTTCGAGGACAACGTCACCCAGCGCCTCCGCGGAGCACAGACCAGAGACAACTGGGAGCAACTACTGGACCCTCGCGGCGTCTGCCTGTGGCTGAGCGACGGCGAGGAGAGTCAGCGCAGCGACGACGCCTTCGAAAAACTTCGTAACGGTGAGCTGGTCTTCCCGACGCTCTCGGAGTCGTTGACGATGCTCGGTCTCGACGAGGGGCAAGCGAGCGAGGCCGCCGAAGCAGTCGAGGCCTTCAGACAGCGCCAGGACGGTCGTTCGGTCCGGGGCGACGTGGTGTGA
- a CDS encoding class I SAM-dependent methyltransferase: MRQFSAEYLETTREGMWADSRDALADLELETRERVLDVGCGTGELTRVLRAETPGSVVGCDADSELLAHLDPPRVLGDATRLPFYEDAFDLAVCQALLINLPEPAAAVEELCRVSSELVAAIEPDNSAVTVDSTVEAEPALARRARRHYLAGVETDVAMGADTRRLFEDAGLTDVRTQRYDHERTVEPPYSEQALEAARRKVTGDGLASNRAEIVAGDSAESYERLRERWREMGRSVVEQMQAEEYRRREVVPFYVTVGRV, from the coding sequence GTGCGCCAGTTCAGCGCCGAGTACCTCGAAACCACCCGCGAGGGCATGTGGGCCGACAGCCGCGACGCGCTCGCGGACCTCGAACTGGAAACCCGCGAGCGCGTGCTCGACGTCGGCTGTGGCACGGGCGAACTCACGCGCGTCCTCCGCGCGGAGACGCCCGGATCCGTGGTCGGCTGTGACGCCGACTCCGAACTGTTGGCTCATCTCGACCCCCCGCGCGTGCTCGGCGACGCCACGCGACTCCCCTTCTATGAGGACGCCTTCGATCTGGCCGTCTGTCAGGCACTGCTGATCAACCTCCCCGAGCCAGCGGCCGCCGTCGAGGAGTTGTGTCGGGTGTCGTCGGAGCTGGTCGCTGCGATCGAACCGGACAACAGCGCCGTCACCGTCGACTCGACGGTCGAGGCAGAGCCCGCGCTGGCTCGTCGCGCCCGTCGGCACTACCTCGCCGGGGTCGAGACCGACGTGGCGATGGGTGCAGACACCCGGAGACTGTTCGAGGACGCTGGCCTCACCGACGTTCGAACCCAACGGTACGACCACGAGCGGACCGTCGAACCCCCCTACTCCGAACAGGCCCTGGAAGCCGCCCGCCGGAAAGTGACTGGTGACGGACTGGCGAGCAACCGCGCCGAGATCGTCGCTGGCGACAGTGCCGAGAGCTACGAACGCCTCCGCGAACGGTGGCGCGAGATGGGCCGGTCGGTGGTCGAGCAGATGCAAGCCGAAGAGTACCGTCGCCGCGAAGTCGTCCCCTTCTACGTCACCGTCGGCCGCGTGTGA
- a CDS encoding TrmB family transcriptional regulator sugar-binding domain-containing protein, whose protein sequence is MASYRFEPFSTPEAAESALRVLVESADEELLLSGSSAILDRVRPALEDALDRGVLVLLLTSGVEDDRFEDVARVVHVWEDAGPLSVICTADDRDGLCANELVFEEPLNDDEGVLFSHPLVRTHLFSTVIGNTWNRATEEYIGEPDPLPATYRNFPTTVVNATLHLREGRDLDAAVRGKYVGTTEEVTLEGAVCNVRQSFVSPITNSFPVENSLFVRTADDDVVTVGGPGAFVEDVEGYEVTLRER, encoded by the coding sequence ATGGCGAGCTATCGGTTCGAGCCGTTCAGCACACCCGAAGCCGCCGAGTCGGCGCTCCGCGTGCTCGTCGAGAGCGCCGACGAAGAGCTACTCCTCTCGGGATCCAGCGCGATTCTAGATCGGGTACGACCCGCGCTCGAAGACGCGCTCGACCGAGGCGTGCTCGTGTTGTTGCTGACCAGCGGTGTGGAGGACGACCGCTTCGAAGACGTCGCTCGCGTGGTCCACGTCTGGGAGGACGCCGGTCCGCTGTCGGTCATCTGCACGGCCGACGACCGCGACGGTCTCTGTGCCAACGAACTGGTCTTCGAAGAGCCGCTGAACGACGACGAAGGCGTCCTGTTTAGCCACCCGCTCGTTCGGACGCACCTGTTCAGCACCGTCATCGGGAACACCTGGAACCGGGCCACCGAGGAGTACATCGGCGAGCCGGATCCGCTCCCCGCGACCTACCGAAACTTCCCGACGACGGTCGTCAACGCGACCCTGCACCTCCGAGAGGGTCGTGACCTCGACGCGGCAGTCCGTGGCAAGTACGTGGGAACGACCGAGGAAGTGACGCTGGAAGGTGCTGTCTGCAACGTGAGACAGAGCTTCGTCTCGCCGATCACCAACTCCTTTCCCGTCGAGAACAGCCTCTTCGTCCGCACGGCCGACGACGACGTCGTGACCGTCGGCGGGCCCGGTGCGTTCGTCGAAGACGTCGAAGGCTACGAAGTGACGCTCCGAGAGCGCTGA